In one Candidatus Omnitrophota bacterium genomic region, the following are encoded:
- a CDS encoding peptidylprolyl isomerase, translating to MDAQTVVLETNQGNIELTLMPDVAPKTCENFVGLVEKGYYNGIIFHRVIKQFMIQGGDPTGTGRGGESIWGGPFEDEVSTSVKFDSPGILAMANAGPNTNGSQFFITTVPTPHLNMRHTIFGKVTGGYDAVQKIENTAVDAGDRPVSEQKIIKAYIKK from the coding sequence ATGGACGCTCAAACCGTGGTTTTGGAAACAAATCAGGGGAATATTGAATTGACACTTATGCCGGATGTGGCGCCTAAGACTTGTGAAAATTTTGTCGGTTTAGTCGAAAAGGGTTATTATAACGGGATAATTTTTCACCGCGTGATCAAGCAATTCATGATCCAGGGCGGAGACCCTACTGGCACAGGCCGCGGCGGAGAATCTATCTGGGGCGGGCCTTTTGAAGATGAGGTATCAACAAGCGTAAAATTTGATTCCCCGGGAATCTTAGCTATGGCAAACGCCGGGCCAAATACCAACGGCAGCCAGTTTTTTATCACAACTGTTCCTACGCCGCACTTAAACATGCGCCATACTATTTTTGGTAAAGTTACAGGCGGTTATGACGCGGTGCAGAAAATAGAGAATACCGCTGTGGATGCCGGCGATAGGCCTGTTTCAGAGCAGAAAATTATCAAGGCATATATAAAAAAGTAA
- a CDS encoding septation protein SpoVG family protein, translated as MEITEVRVFLKDSPDKKLKAYATLTFDNAFVVRNIKVIEGTKGLFIAMPSRKVKQPCPKCNFKNEVRSKYCNQCGAQLPVVVQPVVSQEQPANSQSDQKDIAHPITQAFREYVQKRILDAYEQEKLRGAAV; from the coding sequence ATGGAAATTACCGAGGTCAGGGTTTTTTTGAAAGATTCTCCGGACAAAAAACTAAAGGCATACGCTACGCTTACCTTTGACAACGCCTTTGTGGTCAGAAATATTAAAGTCATTGAAGGCACTAAGGGGTTGTTTATCGCTATGCCCTCCAGGAAAGTTAAACAGCCTTGCCCTAAATGCAATTTTAAGAATGAAGTGCGCAGTAAATATTGTAATCAGTGCGGCGCGCAGTTGCCGGTTGTTGTTCAACCGGTAGTTTCGCAGGAGCAGCCGGCGAATTCTCAAAGCGATCAGAAAGATATTGCCCATCCGATCACGCAAGCCTTCCGGGAATATGTGCAGAAAAGGATCCTGGATGCCTACGAGCAGGAGAAACTAAGGGGCGCGGCAGTTTAA
- the ispE gene encoding 4-(cytidine 5'-diphospho)-2-C-methyl-D-erythritol kinase: protein MARISFDSHAKVNLHLNILRKRPDGFHDISTIFHRISLADRITLKTRSDDKIKIITSSREIPKDHANLAFKSAKLLKDRYKIKKGVDIIIKKNIPVSSGMAGGSSNAAGVLMGLNRLWKLGLAKKQLVFLASLLGSDVAFFIYDCSFAKAEGRGQIIAPIRALKHFKLYLVIVVPKIAVSTRVIYRNWSQLSGLTMPRYDDRLITLIKRDKDKSSLKKLLFNGLEPVTFKLYPKVRFLKEKMRLLGMDMLLMSGSGPTVFAIASSKREAKAWAKLLKAQLESSVFTAETV from the coding sequence ATGGCTAGAATATCTTTTGATTCCCACGCCAAAGTCAACCTCCATCTTAATATCCTGCGCAAACGCCCGGACGGCTTTCATGATATATCAACTATTTTCCATAGGATAAGCCTGGCGGATAGGATCACCCTTAAAACCCGTTCTGATGATAAGATAAAGATTATTACTTCTTCCCGGGAAATCCCCAAAGACCATGCCAACCTTGCTTTTAAAAGCGCTAAACTTCTAAAAGATAGATATAAAATAAAAAAAGGCGTGGATATTATCATTAAGAAAAATATCCCGGTTTCAAGCGGTATGGCCGGAGGCTCCAGTAACGCTGCTGGTGTTTTGATGGGGCTAAACCGGCTCTGGAAATTAGGTTTAGCTAAAAAGCAGCTTGTTTTTTTGGCCTCTTTATTAGGCAGTGACGTAGCTTTCTTTATTTACGATTGTTCTTTTGCTAAAGCAGAAGGAAGAGGGCAGATTATAGCGCCTATCCGCGCCCTGAAGCATTTTAAGCTTTACCTTGTGATTGTAGTGCCCAAAATAGCGGTTTCCACCAGAGTTATTTACCGTAATTGGAGCCAACTTTCAGGATTGACAATGCCGCGATATGATGATAGACTAATTACCCTGATTAAAAGGGATAAAGATAAGTCCTCTTTAAAAAAGTTGCTTTTTAACGGCTTAGAGCCGGTTACTTTTAAACTGTACCCAAAAGTGCGTTTTCTTAAAGAGAAAATGAGGCTTTTGGGGATGGATATGTTATTAATGTCGGGCAGCGGCCCGACAGTCTTTGCGATTGCTTCTTCAAAGAGAGAAGCAAAAGCTTGGGCAAAGCTGCTTAAGGCACAGCTGGAGTCAAGCGTGTTTACAGCGGAAACAGTTTAA
- a CDS encoding transketolase family protein produces the protein MSALYQRDVYGNTLVELGKQNSNVVVFDADLSGSTRTSVFAKQFPERFFNFGVAEQNMMASAAGMASCGKKVFVSTFAIFASGRAWDQVRNTVSYNNCDVKIVATHAGITVGPDGSSHQAIEDIALMRVISNMNIIVPCDGPQTREAIIACSKINGPFYVRLGRPKFTTIENKPEFQFGKAQVLRQGDDITIIACGVMVYEAIVAAELLSGKGINARVLNMHTIRPIDQDAVISAAKETKGIVVCEEHATVGGLASAVDEVVAENHPVKVLRLGIKNRYGQSGEPQDLLKEYNLTSFDIEKAVFSIVK, from the coding sequence ATGAGCGCTTTATATCAACGTGATGTTTATGGGAATACCTTGGTGGAATTAGGAAAGCAAAATTCCAATGTGGTTGTTTTTGACGCTGATCTTTCCGGCTCAACCCGTACAAGCGTTTTTGCTAAGCAGTTTCCCGAGAGGTTTTTTAATTTTGGGGTTGCCGAACAGAATATGATGGCCTCTGCCGCCGGCATGGCAAGTTGCGGCAAGAAAGTATTTGTTTCCACTTTCGCTATTTTTGCTTCGGGCAGGGCCTGGGATCAGGTAAGAAATACCGTAAGTTATAATAATTGCGATGTTAAGATCGTTGCCACCCACGCTGGGATTACTGTCGGCCCCGACGGTTCAAGCCATCAGGCCATCGAAGATATAGCTTTGATGCGGGTTATCTCCAATATGAATATTATCGTGCCTTGTGATGGGCCGCAGACTCGCGAAGCGATTATCGCGTGTTCTAAAATAAACGGCCCGTTTTATGTGCGCCTGGGCAGGCCAAAGTTTACTACTATTGAGAATAAGCCTGAATTTCAATTCGGCAAGGCGCAGGTTTTAAGGCAGGGTGATGATATCACCATTATCGCCTGCGGGGTTATGGTTTATGAGGCGATAGTTGCCGCTGAATTATTATCAGGAAAAGGGATAAACGCAAGAGTCCTTAATATGCATACTATCCGCCCTATAGATCAGGATGCGGTTATTAGCGCTGCCAAAGAGACTAAAGGCATTGTAGTTTGCGAGGAGCATGCTACCGTTGGAGGTTTAGCTTCGGCGGTTGATGAAGTGGTCGCGGAAAATCATCCGGTCAAGGTATTGCGTTTAGGCATTAAGAATAGGTATGGACAGTCGGGTGAGCCTCAAGACCTGTTGAAAGAATATAACCTGACCAGCTTTGATATAGAAAAAGCAGTTTTTAGCATAGTTAAGTAG
- a CDS encoding transketolase: MPFDDKTIKDLELQAKEIRRLIVQMIAKAGSGHPGGSLSSADMVTALFFHVLNNRPKEPHYPDRDRFHLSKGHCCPLLYAVLAKRGFFPEDKLFTLRQLGSMLQGHPDKRTPGVEVASGSLGQGLSVALGMSLAGRLDKKDYRVYVLLGDGETQEGNIWEAAMACAHYKVDNLCAILDYNGLQIDGRTCEIMNLEPLADKWQAFGWNVINIDGHNMRQILEAYEKAKGFKGKPSIIIGRTVKGKGVSFMENSCDFHGRAPTKEETTQALEELK; the protein is encoded by the coding sequence ATGCCTTTTGATGATAAGACCATAAAGGATTTAGAGTTACAAGCCAAAGAAATCCGCCGCTTAATTGTCCAGATGATAGCTAAAGCCGGTTCCGGGCATCCGGGAGGCAGCCTTTCTTCCGCGGACATGGTTACAGCTTTATTTTTTCATGTCTTAAACAACCGCCCTAAAGAGCCGCATTATCCGGATAGGGATAGGTTTCATTTATCTAAAGGGCATTGTTGCCCTTTGCTGTACGCGGTATTGGCAAAAAGAGGTTTTTTCCCCGAGGATAAATTATTTACCTTGCGCCAGTTAGGCTCTATGCTTCAAGGGCATCCGGATAAAAGGACCCCCGGGGTAGAAGTAGCCTCTGGTTCTTTGGGCCAGGGATTATCTGTAGCTTTAGGGATGAGTTTAGCTGGCAGGCTTGATAAAAAAGATTACCGGGTTTATGTGCTCTTAGGCGACGGAGAAACCCAAGAAGGAAATATTTGGGAAGCGGCTATGGCATGCGCTCATTACAAGGTTGATAATCTTTGCGCAATCTTGGATTATAATGGGCTTCAGATTGACGGGCGCACCTGTGAGATAATGAATCTGGAGCCTTTAGCGGATAAGTGGCAGGCATTTGGTTGGAATGTGATTAATATTGATGGACACAATATGCGTCAAATATTAGAGGCTTATGAAAAAGCAAAAGGCTTTAAGGGTAAGCCTTCAATTATTATCGGGCGCACCGTAAAAGGCAAGGGGGTTTCTTTTATGGAGAATTCTTGTGATTTTCACGGCCGCGCCCCGACTAAGGAAGAAACAACGCAGGCACTTGAGGAACTCAAGTAA
- a CDS encoding tetratricopeptide repeat protein has protein sequence MFVFLKRKACPFFVFLLFCASAVFASDRGFPEALSHFIMGSYYSNLDKDTQALAEYEKSLKFDPDNSLAHLNSAAIYIKNNQIDKAIVHLEVVSKLQPDSVEANFVCAVLYGLKDDKIKSDKSYERALKNASVLQPDNLKIQEVLASLYARQGRYKEAESLCQEMLKIFPNQPLIYLQLADAYYSQALFEKAEGSLKKAIEIKADFHQALNFLGYMYAQAGKNLDQAEIIIKKALEFEPDNPAYIDSLGWVYFKQKKYEDAKKLLEKAASSLEDPEIYLHLGDLYLVLGDKVNAKENWEKSLKMDPKQQAVKEKIEGLEK, from the coding sequence ATGTTTGTTTTTTTAAAAAGAAAAGCATGCCCTTTCTTTGTTTTTCTATTATTTTGCGCGTCAGCTGTTTTTGCTTCCGATAGGGGGTTTCCGGAAGCGCTGTCCCATTTTATCATGGGTTCTTATTATTCAAACCTTGATAAAGATACCCAGGCCTTGGCTGAATACGAAAAATCCCTTAAATTTGACCCTGATAATAGCCTGGCTCATTTAAATTCAGCTGCCATATATATTAAGAATAACCAGATAGATAAAGCTATTGTTCATCTTGAGGTTGTTTCAAAGTTGCAGCCTGATTCTGTAGAGGCAAATTTCGTCTGCGCTGTGCTTTACGGCCTGAAAGACGATAAGATAAAATCCGATAAGTCCTATGAAAGGGCCCTTAAGAACGCTTCAGTGCTGCAACCGGATAATTTAAAGATCCAAGAAGTTTTGGCCAGCCTCTACGCGCGCCAAGGCAGATACAAAGAAGCGGAAAGTTTATGCCAGGAAATGCTTAAAATCTTTCCCAACCAGCCGTTAATTTATTTGCAGTTAGCCGATGCGTATTACAGCCAAGCTTTATTTGAAAAGGCTGAAGGCTCTTTAAAAAAAGCCATAGAGATAAAAGCTGATTTTCATCAGGCGCTTAATTTTTTGGGGTATATGTATGCTCAGGCTGGAAAGAACTTAGATCAAGCCGAAATAATAATAAAAAAAGCGTTGGAATTTGAACCGGATAATCCTGCCTATATTGATAGTTTGGGTTGGGTTTATTTTAAGCAGAAAAAATACGAAGACGCGAAAAAGCTTTTAGAAAAGGCCGCCTCATCTTTAGAAGACCCGGAAATCTACCTGCATCTGGGTGATCTGTATCTTGTTTTAGGCGACAAGGTAAACGCGAAAGAGAATTGGGAGAAATCTCTTAAGATGGATCCCAAACAGCAGGCGGTCAAAGAGAAAATAGAAGGATTAGAGAAATAA